A genomic window from Paenibacillus sp. FSL K6-0276 includes:
- a CDS encoding AAA family ATPase, whose protein sequence is MIIWINGAFGAGKTETAYELHRRLPNSFVYDPENVGYYIRANIPDVMTKGDFQDHYLWREFNHSMLKYIASEYSGTIIVPMTIVNPDYWMEIAGKLIKEGLEVHHFTLCASRETLLKRLSGRGEGNDSWTVQQIDRCITGLNKDVFKDHLDTNNLTTLEVVEAIALKLDIT, encoded by the coding sequence TTGATTATATGGATCAATGGTGCTTTTGGTGCGGGGAAGACAGAAACTGCATATGAATTACATCGCAGACTTCCTAATTCTTTTGTATACGATCCAGAGAATGTAGGGTATTACATAAGAGCAAACATTCCTGATGTGATGACAAAAGGTGACTTTCAGGACCATTACCTTTGGCGTGAATTTAACCATTCCATGTTAAAATATATAGCCAGCGAATATAGTGGGACGATTATCGTACCTATGACCATAGTCAACCCAGATTATTGGATGGAGATTGCGGGTAAGCTAATAAAAGAGGGATTAGAGGTTCATCATTTTACTTTGTGTGCCTCACGAGAGACGCTGCTTAAGAGATTGAGTGGTAGAGGTGAAGGGAATGACTCATGGACCGTTCAACAGATCGACAGATGCATCACAGGACTGAATAAGGACGTATTTAAAGACCATTTAGACACGAACAACCTGACTACACTTGAAGTCGTAGAGGCTATAGCCCTTAAGCTGGATATCACTTAA